The Amycolatopsis sp. NBC_01480 genome segment ACGTCGAGGTCGAACGAGCCGCGAGAAAGCGAAAGCCGCACCGAGAGCGTCACCGGAGCCCGCCTTCCCAAGAGCGCGGCCGGGCCACCGCGATCACCACGATCGCGACCACGATGAGCAGCAGCGCGAGCGCGACGGCACTGTCGATGTCCACTTCGGCCTGCGTGTAGACCTCCAGCGGCAGCGTCCGCGTGACGCCCTCCAGGCTGCCGGCGAAGGTGATCGTCGCGCCGAACTCCCCCAGCGCGCGGGCGAAACTGAGCACCACACCGGAGCCCAGCGCCGGCAGCAGCAACGGGAGCGTCACGCGGCGGAACACCGTCCACGGGCGCGCGCCGAGCGTCGAGGCCACCTGCTCGTACCGGTCGCCGGAGCCGCGCAGCGCGCCCTCCAGGCTGACCACCAGGAACGGCATGGCCACGAAGGTCTGCGCGATCACCACGGCCGCGGTGGTGAACGGCACCTGCTGCCCGGTCAGCGTCATGATCAGCATGCCGAGAAAACCCTTGCGGCCCAACAGGTACAGCAGCGCGAGGCCACCGACCACCGGCGGCAGCACCAGCGGGAGCAGCACGATCGAGCGCAGCAGCCGGACGCCGGGCACCCGCGAGCGCGCCAGCACCACGGCCAGCGGCACGCCGAGGACCACACAGGCCACTGTGGACAGCGCGGCCGTCACGACGGACAGCTTCAGCGCGTTCAGTGACGAGGAAGTGACCAGGAGCGACGGGAAGCGGGTGACGTCCGAGCGCACCAGGAGCCCGATGACGGGCAGCACGACCAGCGCCAGCGCGACGATGGCCGGCAGCCAGAGCACGAGGGGGACACGCGCGTGCGGCGGCCGCAGAGCAGCCGCCGCACGTCGCCGTCCCTTACTGGGCCGGGCCAAACCCGATCTTGGTCAGCTCGTCCTTGCCCGGCGCGCCGAGCACGAAGTCGGTGAACTCCTTGGCCAGCGCGGCCTGCGGAGCGTTCTTCACGACGGCGATCGGGTAGTTGTTGATCGCGCCCGCGGCGTCCGGGAAGTCCACCTTGTCGACCTTGCCCGCGGCCGAGGTCGCGTCGGTCACGTAGACCAGGCCGGCGTCGGCGTCACCCGACTGCACCTTGGCCAGCACCTGCTTGACGTCCTGCTCCTCGCTCGCCGGCTTGAGCGTGACGCCGGTGTTCTTCTCCACCTTCTGCGTCGCCGAGCCGCACGGCACCTGCTGCGCGCAGACGACCACGGTCAGCCCGCTCTTGGCCAGGTCGGCGAACGACTTGATGCCCTTGGGGTTGCCCTTGGCCACGGCGATGGTCAGCTTGTTCGTGGCGAAGACCGTGGGCTGGCCGTCGATCACGCCGCCCTGCACGGCCTTGTCCATGTTGGCCTGGTCGGCCGAGGCGAAGACGTCGGCCTTCGCGCCGTTGTCGAGCTTCTGCACCAGCGCCGACGAGCCCTCGAAGTCGAACTTCACGGTGACGCCCGGGTGCGCGCTCTCGAACTGCTTGCCCAGCGCGTTGAACGATTCGGTCAGCGACGCCGCCGCGTACACCGTGAGGGTGCCCCCGCCGCTGCCCCCAGGCGCCGGCGCGGGCGCGCTGCTCGCGTTGGGGTTGCTGCTGGCCTGGTCGTTCGAGCTGCACGCGCCGGCGAACAACGCGACCGCCGCCACGGCGATGGCGAGCTTCTTCATCTGTTTCCTTCCGGGGTCTCCACCACGACGGTGGTCGCCTTCACAACGGCGACCGCGAGGACGCCCGGGCGCAACCCGAGCTCGCGGACGGCTTCGGTACTCATCAATGACACCACGCGGTGCGCCCCGCACTGCAGCTCGACCTGCGCCATCACTTTGTCGGCGATGACCTCTGTGACGAGCCCCACGAAGCGGTTGCGGGCGGAGCGCCCGACCGCCGACGGGTCCTCGAGGCCGACGGCCTGCGCGCGGGCGAACCCGGCGAGCTGGGCGCCGTCCACGACCTTGCGGCCGGCGGCGTCGTCGGTCGCGGTCAGCTGACCGGCCCGGACCCAGCGCCGGACGGTGTCGTCACTGACGCCGAGGAGCCGAGCGGCCTCGGACAACCGAAATTGCGGCATGGCGGGAAGATTATCGCCGCAGTTGAGGAAAAGCTATGTCAAACGGGAATTGTCGAGGATCTCATCGCGTAACTCGCCGAGTATTGCATTCTGATAACGCTCGAGAACTTTCCGCTCACTGGGCGAGAACTGCTCCAGGATCCCCTTCATCCCGTCGAAGGCCGACGCGAAGAGCCCGGCGAACCGGTCCGTGCCGCCGGGGACGACCTCCACGAGCACCTTCCGGCGGTCCTCCAGATCCCGCACGCGGCGCACCAGACCGGCCTTCTCGAGCCGGTCTATGACCCCCGTCACCGCTCCCGTGGACAGTCCGGTGAGCTCGGCGATCCGGCCTGCGGTAAGGGGTCCGCCGGATTGTCCGACCAGGTCCAGGGCCTTGTGATCGCTTCCGGACAGGCCCATCCGCTCGGCGATCCGGGCGTGCCGCAGCACGGTCATCGTGCTCGTCTCGCGGCCGAGCCGGGCGAAGCGCGCGAGCTCTTCGGCCGGCACCGGGTAGGACCCCTGCGCGGTACTCACGAGTGCCTCCACCGACGTCGCCGAGATCTTTCGGCCGCTGAGCGGCTCGCTGCGTCAAGGATTTTAGCGAGCCCGTTATTCGGTTCCGCGACCGACGGCGGCGACCGGCCCGGGGTTACCCTGACAGTAATGACGGCAGTAGATCTCGGGTTTCCTCGCGTCCCCGGTACACGAGGTCCGTCAAGCACGCCCTCGGCGCCCCGCCCGGATCACCCCGGGCTGATCGACACCTTCGGCCGGGTGGCGACCGACCTGCGCGTGTCATTGACGGACCGGTGCAACCTCCGCTGTACCTATTGCATGCCGGCCGAGGGTCTCGACTGGCTGCCCGGCGAGCAGGTGCTCACCGACGACGAGCTGGTGCGGCTGATGCGCATCGCCGTCGAGCTGCTCGGCGTCACCGACATCCGGCTGACCGGCGGCGAGCCGCTGCTGCGGGCCGGCCTCGAGGACATCGTCGGGCGGGTCAAGGCACTCACCCCGCGGCCGCGGATTTCCATGACCACCAACGGGATCGGGCTCGCCAAGCGCGCCACCGGGCTGGCCGCGGCCGGGCTGGACCGGATCAACGTCTCGCTCGACACCGTCGACCGCGCGCGGTTCGAAGAGATCACCCGGCGCGACCGGCTGCCGCACGTGCTGGCCGGCCTCGCCGCCGCGCGCGACGCCGGGCTGAACCCGGTGAAGATCAACTCTGTGCTGATGCGCGGGCTGAACGAGCGCGACGCGCTGCCGCTGCTGCGGTTCTGCTTGGCCGAGGGCTACCACCTGCGGTTCATCGAGCAGATGCCGCTGGACGCGCAGCACGGCTGGAACCGCGGCGACATGATCACCGCGGCGGAGATCCTGACCATGCTGGGCGAGGAATTCGAGCTGTCGCCGTTCCCGGTGGCCCGCGGGGGCGCGCCCGCCGAGCGCTGGCTGGTCGACGGCGGACCAGGCGACGTCGGCGTGATCGCGTCGGTGACCCGGCCGTTCTGCTCTTCCTGCGAGCGCACCCGGCTGACCGCCGACGGCGCCGTCCGCTCCTGCCTGTTCTCGAACGACGAAACGGACCTGCGCGCCCTCGTGCGCGCGGGCGCGCGCGATGAAGAGGTGGCGGACGCCTGGCGGGCGACCATGTGGGGCAAGCTCGCGGGCCACGAGATCAACGAAGCCGGGTTCGCGCAGCCGATCCGGCCCATGAGCGCGATCGGCGGATGACGAGATGGCACCCCAGTCACTGGAACCGATGACTCTTCTCGTGCGCTACTTCGCCTCCGCGCGCGCCGCGGCCGGCGTAGAAGAGGAGAAGGTGAAGCTGCCCGAGGGGGCGACTGTCGCGGACGCAGCCCGCGTGTTGCGCGAGCTGCATCCCGAGAAGCTGCCCCGCATCCTCGACGCGGCGAGCTTCCTGTTGAACGAGGTTGCCGTCCGTGATCAGACTCGCGCCCTGAGTGACGGCGCGCAACTGGACGTGCTCCCGCCGTTCGCCGGCGGCTGAATCCTGCCACTGTTCCCTTCCGGGCCGTCCCATTGCGGGGCGGCCCGATCCGTGTCCGCGACCGGTGGGCGCGCCGCTCGGCGCACGGCCGCGCGAGGCCCGTCTGCGCTGTTCAGCGGCCTGCAGGGCGCCGGGAACATCCCCTTCGGGTGATTCGTCCATACCACGCTCAGCGGCCACTCCGACGCTTTGAGTGGCTTTCTTTGTTTATAACCACCCTCTGAAGTGGTTCGCTCACGGCGTATTCAAGTGACTACACAGAACCACTCCAAGTGCAGTGGCGGACTTTGCCGACAGTGGTTTAGAGTGCCCGCCTCAATGACGGTACGAATGGCCCCTTGACGCCTTATCGACGTGACCCAAGCCTCACGATCCGTGAAATATCTCGGCCAGAAAACGGACAG includes the following:
- a CDS encoding ABC transporter permease, yielding MLWLPAIVALALVVLPVIGLLVRSDVTRFPSLLVTSSSLNALKLSVVTAALSTVACVVLGVPLAVVLARSRVPGVRLLRSIVLLPLVLPPVVGGLALLYLLGRKGFLGMLIMTLTGQQVPFTTAAVVIAQTFVAMPFLVVSLEGALRGSGDRYEQVASTLGARPWTVFRRVTLPLLLPALGSGVVLSFARALGEFGATITFAGSLEGVTRTLPLEVYTQAEVDIDSAVALALLLIVVAIVVIAVARPRSWEGGLR
- the modA gene encoding molybdate ABC transporter substrate-binding protein; this encodes MKKLAIAVAAVALFAGACSSNDQASSNPNASSAPAPAPGGSGGGTLTVYAAASLTESFNALGKQFESAHPGVTVKFDFEGSSALVQKLDNGAKADVFASADQANMDKAVQGGVIDGQPTVFATNKLTIAVAKGNPKGIKSFADLAKSGLTVVVCAQQVPCGSATQKVEKNTGVTLKPASEEQDVKQVLAKVQSGDADAGLVYVTDATSAAGKVDKVDFPDAAGAINNYPIAVVKNAPQAALAKEFTDFVLGAPGKDELTKIGFGPAQ
- a CDS encoding TOBE domain-containing protein, with translation MPQFRLSEAARLLGVSDDTVRRWVRAGQLTATDDAAGRKVVDGAQLAGFARAQAVGLEDPSAVGRSARNRFVGLVTEVIADKVMAQVELQCGAHRVVSLMSTEAVRELGLRPGVLAVAVVKATTVVVETPEGNR
- a CDS encoding MarR family winged helix-turn-helix transcriptional regulator, with amino-acid sequence MPAEELARFARLGRETSTMTVLRHARIAERMGLSGSDHKALDLVGQSGGPLTAGRIAELTGLSTGAVTGVIDRLEKAGLVRRVRDLEDRRKVLVEVVPGGTDRFAGLFASAFDGMKGILEQFSPSERKVLERYQNAILGELRDEILDNSRLT
- the moaA gene encoding GTP 3',8-cyclase MoaA: MTAVDLGFPRVPGTRGPSSTPSAPRPDHPGLIDTFGRVATDLRVSLTDRCNLRCTYCMPAEGLDWLPGEQVLTDDELVRLMRIAVELLGVTDIRLTGGEPLLRAGLEDIVGRVKALTPRPRISMTTNGIGLAKRATGLAAAGLDRINVSLDTVDRARFEEITRRDRLPHVLAGLAAARDAGLNPVKINSVLMRGLNERDALPLLRFCLAEGYHLRFIEQMPLDAQHGWNRGDMITAAEILTMLGEEFELSPFPVARGGAPAERWLVDGGPGDVGVIASVTRPFCSSCERTRLTADGAVRSCLFSNDETDLRALVRAGARDEEVADAWRATMWGKLAGHEINEAGFAQPIRPMSAIGG
- a CDS encoding MoaD/ThiS family protein; the protein is MTLLVRYFASARAAAGVEEEKVKLPEGATVADAARVLRELHPEKLPRILDAASFLLNEVAVRDQTRALSDGAQLDVLPPFAGG